CGAGTTCGCCCCGGTCATTGGGGAGAAACCAAGGCCCTCACGCCGTGCCAGCTTCGCCGCATCTGCCAGGACTCCGATTCCTCCGCACCTGCTTACGCTCGGCTCTAGGATGTCAATGAGTTCATTCTCAACCGCGTACTGCAGGTCTCCGCCGAACCAAGCCTCTCCCGCCCCGATTGGGACTCCATTCCCCCTCAGCAGTCGGTAACCTTCCCAGTCGTCCGACGGCACAGGCTCCTCGAACCATTCCAGACCAAGCCGCTTCAGGAGCTCGCAGGCCTTCAGCGCTGATTTCGCGTCGTAGGCCCCGTTGGCGTCGGCGACGAGCATCCCATCCGGCCAAGCCCTCCTCGCTAGCCTCATCAATCCTTCGTCTTTCTTGACACCGAACCCCACTTTCACCTTCGCCCCCTTCATCCCCGCATTTTTGGCGCGGGAGATCTGGCCTTCAAGCGGACCTCTCGATTGGAAAATCGAACCTGCGTAGACTTCGACACTGGACCGCGAATCTTTGAAAAGCAGTTTCGAGATCGGGCTTCGCTTCAGTTTTCCATAGCAGTCAAACAAGGCCATCTCGACCCCGCTCAGTGCCTCGACGTCGATCCCCCTCGTGTGGCCCCTGACCCTGAGTTCCTTCCACAGCTTCCCCCAGGCCACCCCCGGCGTGGCGAACTCGCTCCCCATAATCTGCCTGCCGAAGTACCTCACCAACAGGGCAGTCGCCTCCGGCTCGAACCTAGTCATCGCCTCCCCCCAGCCTCCGACGCCGTCGCAGACGGCTTTCACGACAACAGTCTGGTACTGGGAGTAGGTGAACGTCCCGGCGCGGAGTTTCTCGTCTACCTTGACCACAATCGGAAACGCCTCAAGAGACTCCAGTCTCATCCCAAGCCCGACTGGGCGAGGCAACCTTAAATTGATTGGCGCCCGCTTTGCGTTCGACCAAATGCAGCACACATCTTCGAAATCTCCTGCCAAGTGCGCGATCTGCGGGGCCGTCGAGACGGAGACGGGCACCTTCCCCCTGGTCATAGGTGTCGGGCGAGTCTGCATGACCGACGGGATGAAGAAGGTGAAGTGCGAAGCCTGCGGCAACGAGGTCAAGCTCATCACCTCCTCCCGGGTCCAGGGCAGGACCCTCTGCCTAACCGACCACATGAAGGAGGTAGAGAAGTACAGGCAGCATATCGTCCTCAACTTCGACGAGGACTCCGAACCGGCCACCGCCATCCTGACGAGGGCCTTCAAGGATGGGCCTGAGGGGTATACACTCCTGACCGTCAGGCGGGGGAGGAACAGCACTCACCTCTGGGAAGCCGAGTACGAGAAGACCGAGATCTTTCAGATGCGCTGCAGTTGACCACCTATGCTGAGACTCAACATCTCTTGACACCTTTTCTTTAAACGCCTGTCGCGCAACTTGTTCTCAGACACTCAATTGGCCAACGAAGAGATGCTGGTCCTAAACAGGTTGCTGCAAGAGATCGAGAACCTGAAGCTTGGGCTTGACCCGAACGTTCTCGCCGGGTGGTACAACAAGGTGGCGGACGACGCCAGGTCTGAGGCCCCGAGGCACCTCGTGGACTCGATCGACGTGGTCCAGGACCCGATCCTCCCGATGAAGTTTGAGTTCAAGACATCCAAGCGGGCGGTGAAGTATGTGCTCGAGGCGATAGACCGGAACCTCGATGACATGCCGACCGCCACTCGTCTGTACTTCCAGAAACTGTCAGAGCTTATTCAGGCTGAGATGCTGCGCTAGCCCGAGGCCTTCACCGTCACGGTCCCTATCATCCATGGATGGTAGGTGCAGTGATACTGGTACACTCCAGCCCTTGCGAAGGTATAGCTGAATGTCCCGCCCGGAGCCATGTTCCCTGAATAGAAGCTCCCGTCATTCGCCGTGACCGTGTGGGGAGAACTGTCGCCGTTGGTCCATTGTACTGTGTTGTTCACGCCAATGACCACGGTGATGCCGTCGGGGCTGTAGCCCGTGATCGACGTGTCGGTCCCTGCTCCGGAGACCATAGTGACCATAGACGTCTTCGGGGACGTCCCTGGCCCTGTCCCTCCCCCGGTCGCGGTGCTGTTGTAGGCCGCATTGGGGAGCACGACGAGGTAGCCGATCATCCCAACCTCCGCATGGTAAGTGCAGACGAACTCGTAGATTCCGGAGTATTTCGCGACGAAAGAATAGCCGGCCTGAACGCTCCCGGGTTTTCCAGTCACCGAAACACCCGGGCTGTTATTCTTCGCCGCCGTGGTGAAGGTCTGCCCTGTCAGATCGTTGACCAAACCTGGGACGGTAGCGTTCACGACGATGTTGTAGGGGGGTCCCACTACGAAGTCGTGGGCGACCGTGTCGTTATCAATCAGCGTGATGCGGACGTTGTCTCCTTGGTTCACGATCACGAAGGATGGGTCAAACCTGTCCTGGTGAGCCGCAGGAGTGAGGTACCACGTCTCTCTAATTGATCGAATCGTCGGTGTCTGATTCATTATGGGGAGGGTCAGGCGCGTGTTCCCAGACGAGCTCCCGCTGTTGACCTCAGCGACGAGCTGCTGGAGCTGTAGCTTCAGAGAGGCGATCTGCTGGCTCTGGGAGCTGAGCTGGTCGGAGCCCGATTGGGCCGACGAGATGTAGACCGTCGACACTACCCCCACGCCGAGCATGAGAACGATTATCGCGGTCCCTGCCGTTGAAAGCCCCTTCCTCGGCGCTCCCATTTAGGATGCCGTCCCCCTGGCTCTTCCTTTAAGGGCTTCGAAGCGTCCAACCAAACCAGTTCGGGACGGAGCTTATTATGATGCCCCAGGGCCTCAGCCTCATGGCTGTTGCAGGGCCCGCTTCTTCCAACCCGATCCTTGCCAACCCTGCGCCCCTCGGCCTGATGGCCTTCGGCACCACGACTGTGCTGTTGAACCTAGCCAACGCCGGCGTCTATCCTCTGGACTCTGTGATCCTCACCATGGGGCTATTCTACGGGGGCGCGGCGCAAATCATCGCAGGTGCCTTCGAGTTCAGAAAGGGCAACACATTCGGCATGACGGCCTTCCTTTCCTACGGCTTCTTCTGGGAGTCCTTCGCAATGATCCAGATACTTCCAAAACTGGGCCTGGGGGCAGCTGCCAGTGCGGCCTCCCTGTCTTCCTACCTCTTCATCTGGGGTCTCTTTACGCTCTTCATGTTCTTCGGGACCCTGAGGATAAACGGCTCCCTGATGTTCGTGTTCGGTTCCCTCTTCATCCTATTCTTCATGCTCGCGGGCGGGTTCGCCTGGGGCAACTCGAGCCTCCTAACCTACGCAGGCTACGAGGGTGTGGTGTGTGGCCTGAGCGCGATGTATGCCTCAGTGGCATTGGTCCTGAACGAGGTATACGGCAAGACTGTCCTGCCCACGTTCCCCGTCCGTGCCAGGGCCTAGCCCACCCCGCTGCAGATCCTCACTTTTCCTTTCCCTGGACCAGGTCTCTTATGCGCTCGACGACTTCCGCGTTCGCCAGTGTCGTGACGTCCCCATAATCTCGGTTCTCGGATATCGAAACAAGGATCCTTCGCATTATCTTTCCCGACCTCGTCTTCGGCAGGTCCGGGACGATGTAGACGCTCTTCGGCCTCGCGATAGGCCCTAGCTCCTTCGACACGTTGTCCCTAATCTTCGATGCCAGCTCCTTACTGGGCTCGTAGCCAGGCTTCAGGGACACGTAGATCACCGGGACGTGTCCCCTTAGCTCGTCCTCCACGGCGACGGCTGCGGCCTCCCCCACCTCTTCGGTAGTAAGCGCCGCGTTCTCAAGCTCCTTGGTGCCGAGCCTGTGCCCCGCGACCTTGATCACGTCGTCGATTCTCCCCAGGATCCTGTAGTACCCATCAGCGCTCTCCATCGCGCCGTCCCCTGAGAAGTATGGCCAGTCTCTCCAGTCCTTGCTCTCCTTGTCCCTGCAGTATCTCTCGTAGTATACCTTGACGAACCTGTCAGGGTCTCCCCAGATGGTCTGCATGATCCCCGGCCACGGGTTCCTGATGCAGATGTTCCCTGCCCCAGCCCCTGCCTTCACCTCTCTTCCTTCGTCGTCCAGTATCACGGGGTAGATGCCGGGCATCCCCGGGCCTGCGCTCCCAGGTTTCATCGGAATGACCGCGGGGACCGTGCTGCATAGAAAACCACCCGTCTCCGTCTGCCACCAGGTGTCCGTAATAGCAGCCTCCCCTTTGCCCACTTCGTCGTAGAACCAGTGCCAAGTCTCGGGTTCGATCGGCTCCCCTACAGTCGTCATGCACTTGAAGTGATAGCTGTGCTTGCGCGGTTCCTCCGGGCCTGCCTTCCTCATCATCCTGATGGTGGTCGGGGCGGTGTGGAAGATGTTGACTCCGAGCCGCTCGGCGATGCGCCAGATCCTTCCGACGTCGGGGAACATCGGGACGCCTTCGTACATCACACTGGTCGCCGCGACCGCCAGCGGACCGTAGACAATGTACGAATGGCCGGTAATCCAGCCGATGTCGGCGAAGCACCAGTAGACGTCCTGAGGATGGATGTCCTGGACGTATTTCGCAGTCCCTGCCACGTATGCCAGGTATCCTCCAGTCCTGTGCTGCGCACCCTTCGGGCGGCCCGTGGAACCGCTCGTGTACATCAGGAAGAGAGGTGCTTCGGCGTCCATCGACACCGGCTTGACCGTCTTGCCCCTCTGCTCCTTCAGCAGGTCGTCCACGAAATGGTCGCGTCCCTCCACCATGGGAGCATCCGAGACGTACTTCCCTCTGTGGCGCCTCCAGACCAGGACCTTGTCCAGAGTCCCTCCCAGCTTCTTGACCTCCTCCACTGTCTGGTCGGCGTCTTTCTTCTTGTCGAGCAGCTGTCCGTTTCGATAGTACGCGTCGCATGTTACCAGGATATGGCTCCCAGAACCCACAACCCTTTCGGCGCAAGCCTTAGCGCTGAACCCTCCGAACACCTCATTGTGGATTATCCCGAGCCTTGCGCAGGCCAGCATGGAAATGGGGAGCTCAGGGGTCATCGGCAGGTGGAAGGTGACCCTGTCTCCCGTCTTCAGACCCAGCGACTGAAGGACCAGCGCGAACTCGTTGACCCTGACGTACAGCTCCTGGTAGGTGATGGTCTGGATCTGCTCGTCTTCAGGCTCGGGAACCCAGACGATCGCTGCCTTGTTTCCATACTTTTCAAGGTGCCTGTCGACGCAGTTGTAGGCAACGTTCAGCTTCCCACCCACGAACCACTTCCAGAAGGGGGGATTGCTCGCGTCGAGGGTGGTCTTCCAGGGCTCGTCCCAGGTCAGCATCTCAGCGTACTCTTTGTAGCACTCTGGGAAGTTCTTCTCGCTGAACCTTTTGTAGATGTCACCGTCGGCCATGTTGGCTTGGGCTACGAAACTCTTCGGCGGGTCGACAAGCGGCTCTTCCTTCCAGTGGACGTCAATCTTTGACTCGGCGATTCCCTGTGATTCGGTCATGCGTTTTCGACGCGTTCTTGCCCTGATAAATGACTTCTCCCGAAAGCATTCGGTTTGGGCCGCCAGAACCGATTCTTCGGGTCTATCGCTTGGCCGCACCCAAGGCTGGGGCACCCGAAGCCGGAGCGACTCGGACACGAGCATCCACAACCATCACCCCCTTTCCGTCTCCAAGCACCATCACAGGGTTGAGGTCCAGCTCCGCGATTTCGGGTATCTCTTCCACCAGCTGATTTACCCGGAGCAGTAGGTCCTCTAGGGCGCCGACGTCCCGCTTCGGCTCGCCCCTGTACCCGTCGAGCATGGGAAAGGTCCTCAGGGACCGCACCATCGACCCCGCGTCGGTATCGGTCAGGGGAGTAAGCCTCACGGCCACATCTCTGATCAGTTCGACGAAGGTGCCTCCAGCGCCGCAGGCCACCACCGGGCCGAAGTCGGAGTCATTTGTCACGCCCACGAACATCTCGACCGCGTCGGTGACCATCTCCTGCACGATGAACGAAACATCCCCAATTCCTTTCCTCCTGAGCTTAGAGCCCATCTGGCGGGCCTGAGATTCAACGTCCCCCGGATCCAGGCCGAGCTTCACTGCCCCAAGCTCGATCTTGTGGACTAGCGCAGGAGCGTTAGCCTTGAGAACCACCCTCCCGGAGAATCCGAGTGCGAGCCTCCCCGCCTCCTCGGAGCTTGTCGCCCTGGCCGTGTTGACCAGGGAGATGCCGTAGGACCGCAGGAGCTCGTCAACGGATCTGGCATCGAGCCAGCTTTGGCCCAGGCCAAGGGCCTTCAGAACAACCCCCTTTGCCTCCCCCCTCAAGACCTTCGGGAAGTCCTTGACCTTCCCTGTGGGCGCAGCCAGCCATTTCGAATAGCGCACTGCCTGGGAAAGTGCCTGGGCCGCAAGTTCAGGAAACGGATAGGATGGAATCCTGATGTTCCCTCCGGAAAGCTGCCCTGACACTCCTTTGGTGGCCATGAAGTTCGTGATGATCGGAATGCGCCCCTTCAGGTCCTTTGCTGCCCCGAGGATGGCCGCCGCCACGTCCTCTGTCCTGACAGCGATTGGGGGGATGAAGAT
This sequence is a window from Nitrososphaerota archaeon. Protein-coding genes within it:
- a CDS encoding mandelate racemase/muconate lactonizing enzyme family protein; this encodes MRLESLEAFPIVVKVDEKLRAGTFTYSQYQTVVVKAVCDGVGGWGEAMTRFEPEATALLVRYFGRQIMGSEFATPGVAWGKLWKELRVRGHTRGIDVEALSGVEMALFDCYGKLKRSPISKLLFKDSRSSVEVYAGSIFQSRGPLEGQISRAKNAGMKGAKVKVGFGVKKDEGLMRLARRAWPDGMLVADANGAYDAKSALKACELLKRLGLEWFEEPVPSDDWEGYRLLRGNGVPIGAGEAWFGGDLQYAVENELIDILEPSVSRCGGIGVLADAAKLARREGLGFSPMTGANSAISLAASLQVACAFPTVGVETSPFPNPLLHDLAHGFHPAKNGAMRVPTGPGLGIEVDESFVRKAAAV
- a CDS encoding cupredoxin domain-containing protein, with the protein product MGAPRKGLSTAGTAIIVLMLGVGVVSTVYISSAQSGSDQLSSQSQQIASLKLQLQQLVAEVNSGSSSGNTRLTLPIMNQTPTIRSIRETWYLTPAAHQDRFDPSFVIVNQGDNVRITLIDNDTVAHDFVVGPPYNIVVNATVPGLVNDLTGQTFTTAAKNNSPGVSVTGKPGSVQAGYSFVAKYSGIYEFVCTYHAEVGMIGYLVVLPNAAYNSTATGGGTGPGTSPKTSMVTMVSGAGTDTSITGYSPDGITVVIGVNNTVQWTNGDSSPHTVTANDGSFYSGNMAPGGTFSYTFARAGVYQYHCTYHPWMIGTVTVKASG
- a CDS encoding acetate uptake transporter produces the protein MMPQGLSLMAVAGPASSNPILANPAPLGLMAFGTTTVLLNLANAGVYPLDSVILTMGLFYGGAAQIIAGAFEFRKGNTFGMTAFLSYGFFWESFAMIQILPKLGLGAAASAASLSSYLFIWGLFTLFMFFGTLRINGSLMFVFGSLFILFFMLAGGFAWGNSSLLTYAGYEGVVCGLSAMYASVALVLNEVYGKTVLPTFPVRARA
- the acs gene encoding acetate--CoA ligase translates to MTESQGIAESKIDVHWKEEPLVDPPKSFVAQANMADGDIYKRFSEKNFPECYKEYAEMLTWDEPWKTTLDASNPPFWKWFVGGKLNVAYNCVDRHLEKYGNKAAIVWVPEPEDEQIQTITYQELYVRVNEFALVLQSLGLKTGDRVTFHLPMTPELPISMLACARLGIIHNEVFGGFSAKACAERVVGSGSHILVTCDAYYRNGQLLDKKKDADQTVEEVKKLGGTLDKVLVWRRHRGKYVSDAPMVEGRDHFVDDLLKEQRGKTVKPVSMDAEAPLFLMYTSGSTGRPKGAQHRTGGYLAYVAGTAKYVQDIHPQDVYWCFADIGWITGHSYIVYGPLAVAATSVMYEGVPMFPDVGRIWRIAERLGVNIFHTAPTTIRMMRKAGPEEPRKHSYHFKCMTTVGEPIEPETWHWFYDEVGKGEAAITDTWWQTETGGFLCSTVPAVIPMKPGSAGPGMPGIYPVILDDEGREVKAGAGAGNICIRNPWPGIMQTIWGDPDRFVKVYYERYCRDKESKDWRDWPYFSGDGAMESADGYYRILGRIDDVIKVAGHRLGTKELENAALTTEEVGEAAAVAVEDELRGHVPVIYVSLKPGYEPSKELASKIRDNVSKELGPIARPKSVYIVPDLPKTRSGKIMRRILVSISENRDYGDVTTLANAEVVERIRDLVQGKEK